GATTTTTATATCCCTTCGACGGATTTTTATATCCTTTCCATGGATTTTCATATCCCTTTCAACGAACTTTCATAGTCCATTTAACGGATTTTTATATCCCTACAACGGATTTTTATATCGTTTCCACGGATTTTCATATTCCTTTCAACGGATTTTTTCGGATTATACTTCCAAACCAACGGATCAGTTTCGAGAGTAGCAGAGGGACTTCGGAGGAGGACCAGCCTTTTACGCACCACCAACATCAGCCCAGCTGCTTTTTCAGAATTCAAGGATTGGCATCATTTCATCTGCAAATCTTCGAGTCAGAGATGATGCGGCCGAAGTTATAGCTTCGCTCGAGACAACTGGCAGCAACTATCAGGTAGCATGGGATCTTTTGAAAGCGCGATACGATAACCGAAAATATATCGTAGAGAGTCACGTGAAGTCTTTATTTGACATTCCGAGTATTTCCAAGGAATTTACTGTCCACACATTATTAGACaatgttcaaaaaagaattaGGGCACTCAGGGCTCTCGAACAACCCGTCGAACAATGGGACACTCTACTTATTTTCATTATAAGAGAGAAATTAAACCATTATACTCGTGAAAAATGGGAAGAGACCGTGGGAAGTACAAAACTCCCCTCCCTCAATGATATGACTTCATTTCTAGAGCGGCGTTCGCTGATTGAAAATACGCAATCATTTAGTAAAATTCATTCGTCAAATTCGAGCAAAATTCAGCCTTCGAAAGGAAACTCACACTTGCGTTTTCATTCGCGATCTTCTCAATCCTGCATGGCCACTGCAGTCGATTCCAAGACAGAAAATTCTCAGCTTTCATGTCATTTATGCTCAGGGCAACATCCACTTTATTCGTgtgaacaatttttgaatatgTCTCCTCCAGAacgttataaaattgtaaaaaagacaTCGCTGTGTCACAATTGTTTGCTAGGGAATCTCAAAACCGTGCAGTGTCGACACAACTCATGTCGTAAATGTCAAAGAAGGCATAATACATTATTGCATTTTTCTCAAGAGAAGCCAGTCGATGCAGAGGCTCCTCATACTAAGATCACAACTGCTTTAATTAGTTATGAAAGTCAAGCTCCAACGCAAGTCGTTCTCGGTATGGCTATCATCGACATTTTAGATAGACAGGGCAACTATCGCCCTTGTCGCGCATTTTTAGATTCGTGTTCTCAGTGCTGTTCGATCAAGTTCGCTAGGGTTGCACAAAATGACAATTGAGATTCAATTAAAGGGAGCTCAGAATTTGCAGTCCCAAATAAAATATTCCACATCCGCAAAGGTTAAATCGCGATATGACACAGACTTTGAATTGAATTtagatttcttaattttcaaggaaatttccgATGCAATGCCTGTCATGCCTATCAACCGACACTCAGTCAAAGTTCCAAACGAGATCTTTTTAGCCGATCCCGAGTTTCATAAATCTTCCAATGTAGACATCTTAATAGGGgctgaatatttctttgatttgctTCTCATGGGAAAAAGCAGGGCACCCAATCAAACCGCAGTATTACAGGAAACTGTGTTTGGATGGATTTTTTCGGGTCGGCACAATAGTCCTCAATTTTCAAAACAGCAGGctcaagcaaaaaataaagtGGCATGCAATCTTATGAAATTTCACGACTTGCCCATTTTATGGGAGTTAAGGGAAGAAAGTTCCACAAAACTGCGGTCAGACGAAGAACAGGCAGCTGAATCTCATTTTTTACAGTCGACAAAGCGATTAGGTTCCGGGC
The sequence above is drawn from the Belonocnema kinseyi isolate 2016_QV_RU_SX_M_011 chromosome 7, B_treatae_v1, whole genome shotgun sequence genome and encodes:
- the LOC117176571 gene encoding uncharacterized protein LOC117176571, translated to MNNADSGEYKSKQLEQVAMESLEQRDFGGGPAFYAPPTSAQLLFQNSRIGIISSANLRVRDDAAEVIASLETTGSNYQVAWDLLKARYDNRKYIVESHVKSLFDIPSISKEFTVHTLLDNVQKRIRALRALEQPVEQWDTLLIFIIREKLNHYTREKWEETVGSTKLPSLNDMTSFLERRSLIENTQSFSKIHSSNSSKIQPSKGNSHLRFHSRSSQSCMATAVDSKTENSQLSCHLCSGQHPLYSCEQFLNMSPPERYKIVKKTSLCHNCLLGNLKTVQCRHNSCRKCQRRHNTLLHFSQEKPVDAEAPHTKITTALISYESQAPTQVVLGMAIIDILDRQGNYRPCRAFLDSCSQCCSIKFARVAQNDN